DNA sequence from the Ischnura elegans chromosome 8, ioIscEleg1.1, whole genome shotgun sequence genome:
atccatttacataaattctaCCAAAGGCAAAAAGGGTAGTCTAATGGCACCCGCAAGTTGCACATTACCCGTGTACAATAAACGTCAATAGATTCTACAGCAATCACAGGCTGACTAAATAGAAAAATCTtgttgaaattcattaaaaataacttcagattCAAAATTTGGTGTGAACTCATCAAGCATGCCACTAAGTACATTTCTCAATTATAGTCATAATTTTACTCCAGTTTTAATAAACAGTATTTCTCACATATTAATAACATCAAAAGACACTATAAGACAAATTTATAAGctttattttagcatgcattgAAAAATCCTTTTCACCCGAAATACCTGATAAATTGAAAATCGATACAAAAAATCCTGAATAACAATTAAGACcattaataatttatgcaataTTAAAACGGAATCACAAATACATAAATCCTGGCGCtgcaaattatttttgatgaCTTAAGAAACTAAACAAggtgataataaaaaatgaacattctGAGGTGTTCACATATATCGCTTCCCTTCCGAAGCAAACTATTACAGTGAAAATCTATTCAAAAgagctattttgaaattataataaacataTATAAGAAATACATGAGGGAGTCGGTCACCACAAGGACTATATAGTATGGATTCCACTAATAAGGATAATAAGAGTTCATACCACCACTCACtaggattgaaaattttatgttttgaggATTGCATGGGCTCTGAAGGCCACAAATTTAATTAGCGACATAGAAAATAAGACTTTCATGTTTCAAGTATAAGCTcctgtattaaaataatttaagtggTGGTTGTTAACATGGTTGATCAGAGTAAATAATTCAGCACTGATCAGTCAGCTGAAACACGGAAAAGGAGTCATCACTTCAACCATTCCATCACGCCACAACCACTCAAATTCGAGCATACCATTATATTGCTTTTCATTCATCTTATActgaaatgctaaaaatgatacattttaaCTTTATTAGTATTGACTCTCGTAAGTTTTGTACATCCCTACAAAAGGTTTTTTTGGTAATACTTTATGAGAAACATAAGGATGTCAACTGTTAGCTCTGAAGAAGTACGTACACGTGATTCGAGCCCACGAAGACGATTTATTCAAACCCCACTTGAAAATTATTAGCCAACAACCCGGGGGAATGATAACGAGCTAAGGACCCGATATCACAGAAATGCGAATAGAGAAATTATTAGCATTAGAACATCGAAATGCAATCCAAGAGAGTAAACATTAACTGAAATCTTATCTCTCCGAATAGTCATCCAGACATTTGCCTTAGCGTTATCAGAGGTCTAAATTCGGAAGTAAatcttaattcatattttaagagCGTAAAAATCGTATACTAGAATCGTAATCGGTCCTGTTAGAGACGTGGTCGAGAAAACCTGTGAAACGGCAGGCTTCAATCTTATCCTACCAACCTCGATCAATATTATATCACATTTTCCATATCATACTGTAACGAGAAATCTACATTATTCTCTTTGATATATTGTCAGAGATATTCTCATTGATTCCCTTCACTCTTTCGTTCCCAATGCAAGCGCAAGATCTGGACCCACGTGGTAGAACCTACGCATGCCGAATCAGTTAAAATATGTTTCACCTTTTAATAGCGGTTTCTactaaaaaatgataattaagaGGAAACTGAAGTCAATGCGCATTACAGGTGTCCGACACAagagtaataaaataagaaatatgttCCGACAAGTGTCTGTCGTTTCTTCCACAGTGATACATTTCTACTTACCAATTTGTGCAAAAAGACTAATATACAATTAGGTAATTATACTCAGATATAACAAATATTTGAATCAGTCAACGCAATAACACACGGGGATAACAGTGCAATGCCTGGCATTGTAACCCACGTGGCCATCCTTCGATTGAAACTTCAAACACGCTACCAAATGAAAATTCACATTCGTTCTTAATGTATTCAATTAACTCAACTTTGAGAGCCATCACGGATATTTACCATGCAATTCAAGATTACCTTGAGCACGATTTTAGGTCCTCAGAAGTATCCGACCTCGGGCATGACGACGAACGACCTTTCCCTGACAGTAGTTAAACGGAAATGAAAGAGTTGGGCGAGAACGGGAGAacaaaaaatttcgaaattttggccatttggcgaACCAGCGCCAAGGAGCGAGCATTCGATGAACTAATTTGGAATTCCAACATTCCATTGTTAAATGCGCTCCATTGTTAGGCGAGCTTCAGTTGTTTGTTTTCCGGTAATTTGGAGGGTTTGGAAAACCTCTTGAATCAACAAAATAGTTTTGTGTTTCCGTTTATTTCCCCTTTTATTTGCGAGtcttaaaaatggatattttgggATCTATTCTAAATGCTATGGATAAGCCACCAACTATTAGTGACAAGCAGCGGGCCTTAATGAGAAGTAAAAGTCGAAATAAATTGCTGGTGTGGAactcaattatattttcatcttctTATACAAGTTTGGAATTCCAGAACAACGAGAGGCTCTACAGAagcgggaagaagaagaaaaggagaagCTGAGGGTGTTTCGGGAGACCGTGAGTTATCTGACTGaaatatatgttgaaattaactcCGAGTGCCTATCCATGTTACTTTGTCATTGTAGGTGGAAGATCAAATAACCAAGCTTATGAAGGATAATAGTCAACAGAAACATGAATTTGAGCCGATGGAGAAGGTTTTTAGAGGCATAATGTGAGTCAAGTAACTCAAATTGGCCGAAGTATTTGAGTAAAATTGCGCATTTAACGCATCCaacaattcgatatttttttatttaccgtcTTCGTTTGCTCCTACATTTTTCTATCAGTATATAGTATatgagatagaaaaaaatattctcattttcaacaaaatattttttcattattattatatgcgAAATTAATATCTAGAGACCAAATAACTAAGGTTCTGTGGTATTGTCTAAGGTGATGACCGATTAATTTGGTTGGATTAGCTACTGAAATTTGGCTCTTTTATATACAGACATGATGTCGCCGAAGTTGCGGGGTTGGTTGCGTTTTCTGTCGGCATGGATGGCGACGACAGAAGGGTGATTGTTTATAAAGTTGAGTTTCAACCCTGCGAGGAGGAACTGGCAGCCCTAAGAAGAGGCGAGGAGTGGGACCCAGAAAAGGCCAAAGCACTAGCTCTCCAGGTTcagtattatttttctctttagttTTCATGTCATCCTTACAAATGAATGTATAGAGCGTTTAGACCAGTGTTTctcaaactttttcgagccaccgcccccttgaatccataaacctatactcaatgCCACCAATCGGtatctataaaataataatcagaatcatataccattgaaccaaatgaggaacatagtaataattaagttctctgtatcgtgaagttgtaccaacggtaaaccaaatgaaactaaaccccttcaaacgtttccttTGTGCAAaaagcttggaaatatttttcaagcagttcttactttaaaatgcacgaaaatgcattgtttaaattacttccatttgcgggaaacaaagtaaactttagaagcaAAGCTTGAAATCggagacaaaaggaaggttacggaaccttcgcatttgtcacatagTCAGGACCCTCCGGCACCCCCTgccgcccccatagactacagcaacacCCCCCAGGGGGCGGTAGCACCCACTTTGGGAACAACTGGTTTAgaccattgaaattatttttggggttattatttaataatagctGGCTATGTTAATGGCCCCATAAATACTCAGTAAATAACTGTAGGATGAAACTTCTGTTGAACAACTATGATTCTTAGATGTGTTCCGTGCCATTGAGATGCAACCTGCTGTCTTGAAAAGGTTATCAACGCCCAGTCTAGCTAATTGAATATCTTTCTGGTTCTAAAATAGAACATACCCAGTGTTGGTTTTTCTTGATATCACAACCTCTCCAACCATAATGGGGTAGTAGTTTCTCAGGGTTGCTCACACAAGACCTCTGGAGTGGTTACTTCTATCTTCCTTTTCGCACTTGTCAGTGCTCTCCCATTGTAATTGTCTAGAAACATCAGGGATGGGTGTCCCAACTCGCTCCCCTTTTATTTTAGCTCTCCCATTATAACTAATACACCCTGTGCTTTGCCGCACCATTGCCTATTTTGCCCCTTGCTTATCATTATGCTAATATTCTATAATCTTATCATTTGGCTGATATTCATGAAATGAATCTAACTTGCCCCTTGGCATACAAATCAGCTCTATTCTTATTCAAGCTGATATTGCCTTATTTGGCTTGGGCCTTGTACTCCATCAAAGATTACTTAAggtttaaaaatactatttcagaaagaagaagaggaagctGAAAGTAAAACGACTAAAGATTTTGTTCCCAGCTCTGATTACAAGGACAAGTATGAGAGGCTGATTGGTAAAGAGTCTGCGAAAGATGCAGCACGTATCACTCAAACGAACAAGCAGTATGGATTTGGTAAGTGCATAATGTAGCACTGGTGTCTAAAGGTTAATGCATATGGCTGAAGGTTTTACAGTTGAatctcacttatgaaactttcagcagagaaccaaaaaaagtttcataagtgaggaagtttcttATGCGAGGTTTTTGTGGTAAAGGAGCATGTTTTCAATTGGGTCTGCTTTGTTTCCAGggttc
Encoded proteins:
- the LOC124164550 gene encoding sperm-associated antigen 7, whose translation is MDILGSILNAMDKPPTISDKQRALMRKQREALQKREEEEKEKLRVFRETVEDQITKLMKDNSQQKHEFEPMEKVFRGIIHDVAEVAGLVAFSVGMDGDDRRVIVYKVEFQPCEEELAALRRGEEWDPEKAKALALQKEEEEAESKTTKDFVPSSDYKDKYERLIGKESAKDAARITQTNKQYGFVPSANKKDVRSIEQTLADLQSRKKMKLSHGNASEGNSSSQP